A region of Channa argus isolate prfri chromosome 8, Channa argus male v1.0, whole genome shotgun sequence DNA encodes the following proteins:
- the cpox gene encoding oxygen-dependent coproporphyrinogen-III oxidase, mitochondrial has translation MATIIICSLNKTAQATVRRCYASHLKGLGSAAESHLPFISTCSPSVTGIRWFSRGTGVRFMSHGTGGRSTAGRSIRGALALSGAAAVTAAAAVAGFLANANHFQCAEMATRVSKDVKEKEQEDDILERCRGFMSSPVTDISVLHERKGEMRTRMEMLIMETQADFCKALEKVDGGTFKVDRWERKEGGGGISCVMQDGKVFEKAGVNVSVVFGNLTEEAARQMTSRGKVLKGKDGKLPFCAMGVSSVIHPKNPHIPTVHFNYRYFEIEEEDGTKQWWFGGGTDLTPVYINKEDAFHFHNTLKLACDKHHPQYYPDFKKWCDRYFYIRHRGETRGIGGIFFDDLDSPNQEEVFNFVKSCARTVVPCYLPIVYKHLNDSFTDEEKDWQQVRRGRYVEFNLVYDRGVKFGLATPGSRIESILMSLPLTARWEYMHEPAKGTKEAQMLEVLKNPKEWV, from the exons ATGGCCACTATCATCATTTGCTCACTAAACAAAACTGCTCAGGCCACGGTGAGGAGATGTTATGCTTCACATTTAAAGGGGCTTGGTAGTGCAGCAGAGTCTCATCTGCCGTTTATCTCCACTTGTAGCCCGTCAGTGACTGGAATAAGATGGTTTTCCAGGGGCACTGGGGTAAGGTTTATGTCCCATGGGACCGGAGGCAGATCTACAGCCGGGCGAAGCATAAGGGGAGCCCTGGCGCTCAGTGGAGCCGCAGCAGTAACTGCAGCAGCGGCTGTGGCGGGGTTTTTGGCAAATGCCAACCACTTCCAGTGTGCAGAGATGGCAACGAGAGTTTCAAAAGACGTCAAGGAGAAAGAGCAAGAGGATGACATCCTGGAGAGATGCCGGGGGTTCATGTCTTCTCCGGTGACAGACATCAGCGTGCTGCATGAGCGGAAAGGCGAGATGCGCACGAGGATGGAGATGCTGATCATGGAGACGCAGGCAGATTTCTGCAAAGCCCTGGAGAAGGTGGACGGTGGGACGTTCAAAGTGGATCGCTGGGAGAGGAAGGAAG GTGGTGGAGGAATCAGCTGTGTGATGCAGGATGGAAAAGTGTTTGAGAAGGCGGGGGTCAATGTGTCAGTGGTGTTTGGAAACCTGACAGAGGAGGCCGCCAGGCAGATGACGAGTAGGGGGAAAGTTCTCAAAGGGAAAGATG GTAAGCTGCCATTTTGTGCCATGGGTGTGAGCTCTGTTATCCACCCCAAGAACCCCCACATTCCCACGGTCCACTTCAACTACAGATACTTTGAGATTGAAGAGGAAGACG GCACTAAGCAGTGGTGGTTTGGTGGAGGCACAGACCTGACTCCAGTTTATATTAATAAAGAAGATGCATTTCACTTCCACAACACCCTGAAGTTGGCCTGTGACAAGCACCACCCACAGTACTACCCTGACTTTAAGAAATG GTGTGACAGATACTTCTATATCCGCCACAGAGGAGAGACTCGGGGTATAGGAGGGATCTTCTTCGATGACTTGGACTCACCAAATCAAGAAGAGGTGTTCAATTTTGTTAAGAGCTGTGCCCGCACTGTGGTGCCCTGTTACCTGCCCATTGTATACAAACATCTCAATGACTCTTTTACTGATGAGGAAAAGGACTGGCAGCAGGTGCGAAGAGGCAG atATGTGGAGTTCAACCTGGTGTATGACAGGGGAGTAAAGTTTGGTCTGGCCACACCTGGTTCCAGAATTGAAAGCATCCTCATGTCCCTCCCTCTAACTGCCAG GTGGGAGTACATGCATGAGCCTGCCAAAGGTACCAAGGAAGCTCAGATGCTGGAGGTGTTAAAAAACCCCAAGGAGTGGGTGTGA
- the ccdc181 gene encoding coiled-coil domain-containing protein 181 isoform X1, which produces MSEVVYTKSQEEYEDDFEKDLDWLISEESRSEDQDPDYDDIEAEIDKELEGDERQQGMKWKEESYKKERKGKRTEKHKEDEERWPSPMEPLEYDSDRDSPNRSSVIVPPPPGMEDQTDEEKKYILEKIQQANQELENQEAPDMTRRRRLHFKETLVDLVVPPLQFDKDDNPGVEEGGKSSLDRAKDAEAEREVSGKLSELKLSPWEENVESAVDSSEGGQEIKEGRVLVEKDGKFDLVSLKEVESQGLLPPIANNYSDFLHSFPHGQEQIVSTRKIHGSSSPPRSHAGPSSFHQGVNKVWIPKPPAQPKSRPSSASHGQRGGQRRGGKRRVKSATGTLCQGTYALSPRQKELLQRIQERKEKLVKEFSCQTEQRKHEEEERRRQENELAFKAWLLRKREQLQEERRIHRAQEMERLNSKKDSSHSDPEEAFRLWLQRKQEQQQKDKQLVELKKLEEDSAYLIRSREDCERAFKLWLKRKRVEKRAEQQAARERSRRLVLEERRARRMRDLLCTVNESKPFRFTEQLAYRF; this is translated from the exons ATGAGTGAGGTGGTTTACACAAAGTCCCAGGAGGAGTATGAGGACGACTTTGAGAAGGATCTGGACTGGCTGATTAGTGAGGAAAGCCGGAGCGAGGACCAG GATCCTGACTATGATGATATCGAGGCAGAAATTGACAAAGAATTGGAGGGGGACGAGAGACAGCAAGGAATGAAATGGAAGGAGGAAAGCTACAAAAAGGAACGGAAAGGCAAACGAACAGAGAAGCACAAAGAAGACGAAGAGAGGTGGCCCTCACCTATGGAGCCTTTGGAGTACGACTCAGACAGAGACAGTCCAAATAGGTCATCAGTTATAGTACCACCTCCTCCCGGGATGGAAGACCAGACAGATGAGGAGAAGAAGTATATTCTGGAGAAGATACAGCAGGCTAATCAGGAGCTGGAGAACCAGGAAGCTCCTGATATGACTAGACGCAGACGGCTGCATTTTAAAGAGACACTGGTGGATCTGGTGGTGCCTCCACTGCAGTTTGATAAAGATGACAACCCTGGGGTGGAGGAAGGGGGAAAGAGCAGCCTGGATAGAGCCAAGGAtgctgaggcagagagagaagtgtCAGGAAAGCTGTCTGAGCTCAAACTTTCCCCTTGGGAGGAAAATGTAGAATCGGCTGTCGACAGCAGTGAGGGGGGGCAGGAGATAAAGGAGGGGAGAGTCCTTGTAGAAAAGGATGGGAAGTTTGATCTAGTTAGCTTGAAAGAAGTGGAGAGTCAAGGACTTCTCCCTCCTATAGCAAACAACTACAGTGACTTCTTGCACTCCTTTCCACATGGGCAGGAGCAGATTGTGAGCACGCGTAAGATTCACGgttcctcctcccctcctcgGTCTCATGCTGGCCCTTCCTCCTTCCACCAGGGTGTCAATAAGGTCTGGATCCCCAAACCTCCGGCGCAGCCCAAGAGCAGGCCCAGCTCAGCAAGCCACGGTCAAAGGGGTGGCCAAAGAAGAGGCGGCAAACGGCGGGTAAAGTCAGCCACGGGAACACTGTGCCAAGGCACATACGCCCTATCTCCTCGGCAGAAAGAGCTGCTGCAGAGAATCcaggagaggaaggagaagcTGGTAAAAGAG TTTTCATGtcagacagagcagaggaaacatgaagaagaggagaggaggaggcaggAGAATGAGCTGGCGTTTAAAGCCTGGCTGCTGAGGAAGAGAGAACAGCTTCAGGAGGAGAGACGAATCCACCGAGCTCAGGAGATGGAGAGGCTGAATTCTAAG AAAGACTCTTCACACAGTGACCCGGAGGAAGCCTTCAGGCTGTGGCTCCAGCGgaagcaggagcagcagcagaaagacaaacagctgGTGGAGCTGAAGAAGCTAGAAGAGGACAGCGCTTATCTTATACGCAGCCGTGAGGATTGTGAACGTGCCTTCAAACT GTGGCTGAAGCGAAAGCGGGTGGAGAAGAGAGCTGAGCAGCAGGCAGCTCGAGAGCGTTCCCGCAGGCTGGTGCTGGAAGAGCGGCGTGCACGACGCATGCGGGACCTGCTCTGTACTGTCAACGAATCTAAGCCATTCAGATTCACTGAACAGCTGGCCTACCGCTTCTGA
- the ccdc181 gene encoding coiled-coil domain-containing protein 181 isoform X3, with amino-acid sequence MSEVVYTKSQEEYEDDFEKDLDWLISEESRSEDQDPDYDDIEAEIDKELEGDERQQGMKWKEESYKKERKGKRTEKHKEDEERWPSPMEPLEYDSDRDSPNRSSVIVPPPPGMEDQTDEEKKYILEKIQQANQELENQEAPDMTRRRRLHFKETLVDLVVPPLQFDKDDNPGVEEGGKSSLDRAKDAEAEREVSGKLSELKLSPWEENVESAVDSSEGGQEIKEGRVLVEKDGKFDLVSLKEVESQGLLPPIANNYSDFLHSFPHGQEQIVSTRKIHGSSSPPRSHAGPSSFHQGVNKVWIPKPPAQPKSRPSSASHGQRGGQRRGGKRRVKSATGTLCQGTYALSPRQKELLQRIQERKEKLVKEFSCQTEQRKHEEEERRRQENELAFKAWLLRKREQLQEERRIHRAQEMERLNSKKDSSHSDPEEAFRLWLQRKQEQQQKDKQLVELKKLEEDSAYLIRSREDCERAFKLCLAQLQWT; translated from the exons ATGAGTGAGGTGGTTTACACAAAGTCCCAGGAGGAGTATGAGGACGACTTTGAGAAGGATCTGGACTGGCTGATTAGTGAGGAAAGCCGGAGCGAGGACCAG GATCCTGACTATGATGATATCGAGGCAGAAATTGACAAAGAATTGGAGGGGGACGAGAGACAGCAAGGAATGAAATGGAAGGAGGAAAGCTACAAAAAGGAACGGAAAGGCAAACGAACAGAGAAGCACAAAGAAGACGAAGAGAGGTGGCCCTCACCTATGGAGCCTTTGGAGTACGACTCAGACAGAGACAGTCCAAATAGGTCATCAGTTATAGTACCACCTCCTCCCGGGATGGAAGACCAGACAGATGAGGAGAAGAAGTATATTCTGGAGAAGATACAGCAGGCTAATCAGGAGCTGGAGAACCAGGAAGCTCCTGATATGACTAGACGCAGACGGCTGCATTTTAAAGAGACACTGGTGGATCTGGTGGTGCCTCCACTGCAGTTTGATAAAGATGACAACCCTGGGGTGGAGGAAGGGGGAAAGAGCAGCCTGGATAGAGCCAAGGAtgctgaggcagagagagaagtgtCAGGAAAGCTGTCTGAGCTCAAACTTTCCCCTTGGGAGGAAAATGTAGAATCGGCTGTCGACAGCAGTGAGGGGGGGCAGGAGATAAAGGAGGGGAGAGTCCTTGTAGAAAAGGATGGGAAGTTTGATCTAGTTAGCTTGAAAGAAGTGGAGAGTCAAGGACTTCTCCCTCCTATAGCAAACAACTACAGTGACTTCTTGCACTCCTTTCCACATGGGCAGGAGCAGATTGTGAGCACGCGTAAGATTCACGgttcctcctcccctcctcgGTCTCATGCTGGCCCTTCCTCCTTCCACCAGGGTGTCAATAAGGTCTGGATCCCCAAACCTCCGGCGCAGCCCAAGAGCAGGCCCAGCTCAGCAAGCCACGGTCAAAGGGGTGGCCAAAGAAGAGGCGGCAAACGGCGGGTAAAGTCAGCCACGGGAACACTGTGCCAAGGCACATACGCCCTATCTCCTCGGCAGAAAGAGCTGCTGCAGAGAATCcaggagaggaaggagaagcTGGTAAAAGAG TTTTCATGtcagacagagcagaggaaacatgaagaagaggagaggaggaggcaggAGAATGAGCTGGCGTTTAAAGCCTGGCTGCTGAGGAAGAGAGAACAGCTTCAGGAGGAGAGACGAATCCACCGAGCTCAGGAGATGGAGAGGCTGAATTCTAAG AAAGACTCTTCACACAGTGACCCGGAGGAAGCCTTCAGGCTGTGGCTCCAGCGgaagcaggagcagcagcagaaagacaaacagctgGTGGAGCTGAAGAAGCTAGAAGAGGACAGCGCTTATCTTATACGCAGCCGTGAGGATTGTGAACGTGCCTTCAAACT GTGTCTGGCCCAGTTGCAATGGACATAA
- the ccdc181 gene encoding coiled-coil domain-containing protein 181 isoform X2, whose product MSEVVYTKSQEEYEDDFEKDLDWLISEESRSEDQDPDYDDIEAEIDKELEGDERQQGMKWKEESYKKERKGKRTEKHKEDEERWPSPMEPLEYDSDRDSPNRSSVIVPPPPGMEDQTDEEKKYILEKIQQANQELENQEAPDMTRRRRLHFKETLVDLVVPPLQFDKDDNPGVEEGGKSSLDRAKDAEAEREVSGKLSELKLSPWEENVESAVDSSEGGQEIKEGRVLVEKDGKFDLVSLKEVESQGLLPPIANNYSDFLHSFPHGQEQIVSTRKIHGSSSPPRSHAGPSSFHQGVNKVWIPKPPAQPKSRPSSASHGQRGGQRRGGKRRVKSATGTLCQGTYALSPRQKELLQRIQERKEKLVKETEQRKHEEEERRRQENELAFKAWLLRKREQLQEERRIHRAQEMERLNSKKDSSHSDPEEAFRLWLQRKQEQQQKDKQLVELKKLEEDSAYLIRSREDCERAFKLWLKRKRVEKRAEQQAARERSRRLVLEERRARRMRDLLCTVNESKPFRFTEQLAYRF is encoded by the exons ATGAGTGAGGTGGTTTACACAAAGTCCCAGGAGGAGTATGAGGACGACTTTGAGAAGGATCTGGACTGGCTGATTAGTGAGGAAAGCCGGAGCGAGGACCAG GATCCTGACTATGATGATATCGAGGCAGAAATTGACAAAGAATTGGAGGGGGACGAGAGACAGCAAGGAATGAAATGGAAGGAGGAAAGCTACAAAAAGGAACGGAAAGGCAAACGAACAGAGAAGCACAAAGAAGACGAAGAGAGGTGGCCCTCACCTATGGAGCCTTTGGAGTACGACTCAGACAGAGACAGTCCAAATAGGTCATCAGTTATAGTACCACCTCCTCCCGGGATGGAAGACCAGACAGATGAGGAGAAGAAGTATATTCTGGAGAAGATACAGCAGGCTAATCAGGAGCTGGAGAACCAGGAAGCTCCTGATATGACTAGACGCAGACGGCTGCATTTTAAAGAGACACTGGTGGATCTGGTGGTGCCTCCACTGCAGTTTGATAAAGATGACAACCCTGGGGTGGAGGAAGGGGGAAAGAGCAGCCTGGATAGAGCCAAGGAtgctgaggcagagagagaagtgtCAGGAAAGCTGTCTGAGCTCAAACTTTCCCCTTGGGAGGAAAATGTAGAATCGGCTGTCGACAGCAGTGAGGGGGGGCAGGAGATAAAGGAGGGGAGAGTCCTTGTAGAAAAGGATGGGAAGTTTGATCTAGTTAGCTTGAAAGAAGTGGAGAGTCAAGGACTTCTCCCTCCTATAGCAAACAACTACAGTGACTTCTTGCACTCCTTTCCACATGGGCAGGAGCAGATTGTGAGCACGCGTAAGATTCACGgttcctcctcccctcctcgGTCTCATGCTGGCCCTTCCTCCTTCCACCAGGGTGTCAATAAGGTCTGGATCCCCAAACCTCCGGCGCAGCCCAAGAGCAGGCCCAGCTCAGCAAGCCACGGTCAAAGGGGTGGCCAAAGAAGAGGCGGCAAACGGCGGGTAAAGTCAGCCACGGGAACACTGTGCCAAGGCACATACGCCCTATCTCCTCGGCAGAAAGAGCTGCTGCAGAGAATCcaggagaggaaggagaagcTGGTAAAAGAG acagagcagaggaaacatgaagaagaggagaggaggaggcaggAGAATGAGCTGGCGTTTAAAGCCTGGCTGCTGAGGAAGAGAGAACAGCTTCAGGAGGAGAGACGAATCCACCGAGCTCAGGAGATGGAGAGGCTGAATTCTAAG AAAGACTCTTCACACAGTGACCCGGAGGAAGCCTTCAGGCTGTGGCTCCAGCGgaagcaggagcagcagcagaaagacaaacagctgGTGGAGCTGAAGAAGCTAGAAGAGGACAGCGCTTATCTTATACGCAGCCGTGAGGATTGTGAACGTGCCTTCAAACT GTGGCTGAAGCGAAAGCGGGTGGAGAAGAGAGCTGAGCAGCAGGCAGCTCGAGAGCGTTCCCGCAGGCTGGTGCTGGAAGAGCGGCGTGCACGACGCATGCGGGACCTGCTCTGTACTGTCAACGAATCTAAGCCATTCAGATTCACTGAACAGCTGGCCTACCGCTTCTGA
- the prrg1 gene encoding transmembrane gamma-carboxyglutamic acid protein 1, translating to MGSVFLQADAAHSVLQRLRRANSFLEETKNGNIKRECYEEICNYEEAREAFENDEKTRRFWEEYVRESSPPGGLGTAVDGFHSLYLIIPLVLAVIIITTVAIAVWRCHSRKRSQRNPSLGHSHQDHVLSVVSMDNWGRDYHHGDQSELSVHSSPAYPSSDLTSGRGSAGDPPPSYEEAVGHPDVQIETEPPPQYEDIVSTGANSVNRK from the exons ATGGGAAGTG TGTTCCTGCAAGCGGACGCAGCCCATTCAGTGCTGCAGCGGCTGCGCAGGGCCAACTCCTTTTTGGAGGAGACTAAGAATGGCAACATAAAGAGGGAATGCTATGAGGAGATCTGCAACTATGAGGAGGCCCGTGAGGCTTTTGAGAACGACGAAAAGACC AGACGGTTTTGGGAGGAATATGTGCGGGAGAGCAGTCCACCTGGAGGGCTGGGGACAGCGGTTGATGGCTTTCACTCACTCTACCTGATCATACCTTTGGTGCTTGCTGTGATCATAATTACCACCGTTGCGATTGCCGTTTGGCGCTGCCACTCCCGCAAGCGCTCACAGCGGAACCCCAGCCTGGGACACTCTCATCAAGACCACGTCCTGTCAGTGGTCTCTATGGACAATTGGGGGAGGGATTACCATCATGGTGACCAATCAGAACTCAGCGTCCACAGCAGCCCGGCTTATCCAAGCTCAGATCTCACATCAGGGAGAGGAAGTGCTGGAGACCCACCCCCATCTTATGAGGAGGCCGTGGGCCATCCAGATGTCCAGATAGAAACGGAACCACCTCCACAGTACGAGGATATAGTCAGTACCGGTGCTAATAGTGTCAACAGAAAATAA